CCGTGGCCCGACGACTTCGCCGCCCGGTACACCGAGCGCGGCTACTGGGAGGGCCGACCGGTCCACGCGTACCTGCGGGACGCCGTCGCGGCAGACCCGGCGGCGGTGTGCCTGGTCGACCGGGAGCTGCGGCTGTCCTTCCAGGACTTCTGGTCCCGCGCCGAGGGGGTCGCCGCCCGGCTGTACGACCTGGGCCTGCGCCCGGACGACCGGGTGATCCTGCAACTGCCGAACTGCTGGCAGTTCCTCGTCGCGGCGGTCGGCTGCCTGCGGCTCGGGGTGGTGCCCGTGCTCTCCCTGCTGGGGCACCGCAAGCAGGAGGTCACGGCGGTCGCCGCGCACGCCGAGGCCAGCGCGATCATCACCGTCGGCGTGGTGAAGGACTTCGACCATGAGGCGCTCGCGCACGAGGTGGCCGCCACGTCCCCCACCCTGCGGCACGTGATCGTCCTGGACGGGCGGAACCCGGCGAGCCACGACCTCGACGCGTTCTGCGTACCGCCGGTGCGGCCGATGCCGCCGGTGGCCGAACCGGACGGTACGGCGGCGGCGCTGTTCCTGCTCTCCGGCGGCACCACGGGGGCACCGAAGCTCATCGCCCGCACCCACAACGACTACTCGTACCTGGTCCGGCAGGCCGCGCGGGTGTGCCGGCTCGGCGCCGACGCGGCGTACCTGGCGGTGCTGCCGCTGGGGCACGGTTTCCCGCTGACCGCGGCGCTCGGCGCGATGTTCAGCGGCGGCCGGGTGGTCATCGCCGCCTCGCCCCAGCCGGAGTACGCGTTCGACGTCGTCGCCGCCGAACGCGTCACCTTCACCTCGCTGGTGCCCGCGGTCGCCCAGCGCTGGCTGGAGTACCGGGGGACCCGGCACGACCACGACCTCAGCTCACTGCAACTCGTGCAGGTCTCCGGGTCGCGGCTGCCGGACGAGATCGCGAGCCGGATCACGCCGGTGCTCGGCTGCACCCTGCAGAACGGCTACGGCATGGGGGAGGGGCTGATGTGCCTGACCCGCCCCGACGATCCGGCCGACGTGGTGTGCCGCACCCAGGGGCGGCCGATCTGCCCGGACGACGAGCTGCGGATCGTCCGGGAGAACGGCGAACCGGCCGCCGAGGGTGAGGCCGGCATCCTGCTCACCCGCGGGCCGTACACGCCCCGGGGCTACTACCGGGCCCCGGAGACCAACGCGACCGCGTTCCTCGGCGACGGCTGGTACAACACCGGCGACATCGTCCGGATCCGTGCGGACGGGAACCTCATCGTCGAGGGCCGGCAGAAGGACGTCATCAACCGTGGTGGCGAGAAGATCTCGGCCGAGGAGATCGAGAACTTCGCGTACCGCCTCGACGCCCGGCTGGCCGCGGCCGTGGCGATGCCCGACCGCGAACTCGGCGAGCGGATCTGCCTCTACGTCGTCGGCGGCCGGTTCGACCTCGACCGGCTGCGCGACACCATGCGCGCGGCCGGCGTGGCCACCTTCAAGCTGCCGGAACGGCTGGAGCACGTCGATGCCCTGCCGTTCACCGCCGTCGGCAAGGTCGACAAGAAGGCGCTCCGCGCCGACATCGCCGCGCGGCTGGCCGAGGAGGCGACACCGGCCGCGCTGCGCGCCAGCTGATCCCGTACGCCTCACGCCGGCGCGACCGTGCGCCCCGCCCGCACCACGCACATGAAGAGATGACCCCACCGGACTCTCCCGGTGCTGGAAAGGAGCCCCCCATGAGTCAGGACGGCCAAGATCCCCGCTCGATCGCGGTGGTGGCCATGAGCTGCCGCTACGCCCCCGACCTGGACACGCCGGAGCGGTTCTGGGAGTTCCTCGTCGAGGGGCGAAGCGACGTCAGTGAGATGCCGGAGAAGCGTTGGCAGCCCTACCAGGCGAGCAGCCCGCAGGCGACCTCGATCCTGAACCGCACCACCCGTCGCGGCTCGTTCCTGCGCGACATCGAAGGCTTCGACGCCGACTTCTTCGGCATCTCGCCGCGCGAGGCGGAGTTCCTCGACCCGCAGCAGCGCATCATCCTCGAGCTGGCGTGGGAGGCGCTGGAGCGGGCCGGTATCCCACCGTTGTCGCTGCGCGGCACCGACGCCGGCGTCTACGTCGCCGCCAACTCCAACGACTACGGCCGGCGCCTGCTGGAGGACATCACCCGCACGGGTGCCTGGGCGGTCAACGGCACCACCTACTACGGCATCGCCAACCGCATCTCGTACGCCCTCGACCTGCGCGGCCCGAGCATGGCGGTGGACACCGCCTGCGCCGGTTCGCTGACCGCGCTGCACGTCGCCTGCCACAGCCTGGTCAGCGGTGAGACGCCGGTGGCGATCGTCGGCGGCGTGAACGTGATGGCCACCCCCACCCTCTTCGTCGCGCTGGACGCCGCCGGTGCCACCTCGCCGGACGGCCGCAGCAAGGCGTTCGACGACGCGGCCGACGGCTACGGGCGCGGTGAGGGCGCGGGCGTGCTGGTCCTCAAGCGCCTGGTCGACGCCCAGCGCGACGGCGACCCGGTGCTCGCCGTCATCCCCGGCAGCGGCGTCTTCCAGGACGGCCGCTCCGACGGGATGATGGCGCCCAACGGCAGCGCGCAGGCGC
This genomic interval from Micromonospora sp. CCTCC AA 2012012 contains the following:
- a CDS encoding (2,3-dihydroxybenzoyl)adenylate synthase, producing MPERTTAGMVPWPDDFAARYTERGYWEGRPVHAYLRDAVAADPAAVCLVDRELRLSFQDFWSRAEGVAARLYDLGLRPDDRVILQLPNCWQFLVAAVGCLRLGVVPVLSLLGHRKQEVTAVAAHAEASAIITVGVVKDFDHEALAHEVAATSPTLRHVIVLDGRNPASHDLDAFCVPPVRPMPPVAEPDGTAAALFLLSGGTTGAPKLIARTHNDYSYLVRQAARVCRLGADAAYLAVLPLGHGFPLTAALGAMFSGGRVVIAASPQPEYAFDVVAAERVTFTSLVPAVAQRWLEYRGTRHDHDLSSLQLVQVSGSRLPDEIASRITPVLGCTLQNGYGMGEGLMCLTRPDDPADVVCRTQGRPICPDDELRIVRENGEPAAEGEAGILLTRGPYTPRGYYRAPETNATAFLGDGWYNTGDIVRIRADGNLIVEGRQKDVINRGGEKISAEEIENFAYRLDARLAAAVAMPDRELGERICLYVVGGRFDLDRLRDTMRAAGVATFKLPERLEHVDALPFTAVGKVDKKALRADIAARLAEEATPAALRAS